The following are from one region of the Oscarella lobularis chromosome 3, ooOscLobu1.1, whole genome shotgun sequence genome:
- the LOC136185389 gene encoding uncharacterized protein: MSGEKEQCPSAQQPQDTKQIVLYFVYGLALVAVWGFLSAPTVLYVMPKQTSCGAGDTAESPTVLTESEKVSRCEILNASSVCSRFLDARPSARVFIAMNRTQRQIEKDLANLFGMMDSYATETCVAHGKPSELLCQIAYPYCGTDAEGNEYGVPMCPTGCRRAENRFCKFEWTAAKAVAKLDPVTYGAMKIVPCDSLPEDADTFYSCHVNETVHAEELVIGNAGASDSNGSSSSSSCPAPLVPSSLPDVPCSPRCGLWSWNSLGESDAITTSTWVAFIIGIVSSLVVFINWASCKSLHNLSGVIVLYINVCAFIGCIVIGIGMTMGKRQAYCSADDWATAFLKPTTFCTYQGAIYHFATLSMYMWWMFLLVNRLLTLFSSDLSDAFRSRPVLIHVIESIIAWGIPALLVGAAFIKDSESAYGLQSTDPLACGPVDLSTGYFTLSLPLQVIFIVALTMVLLFFAVRDCRPTLIYWNGSQVKKVVAQPVGKLEKRYLILIAAFPVMCLFFFAPQIPLMFNSKKLECDLTDYFICMTIKEDPSTCPQDYRRYLYPVLFCIGALSMCVSSYALLFFVALSKESRKSWRQHKDSFHNFMVRVGLRIERNRCDKCQCDVIDKEKKIAAGTYAKPMLADKRGDEIGQRYANLSDCKQCVTAF; this comes from the exons atgtCGGGAGAAAAAGAG CAATGCCCATCGGCTCAGCAGCCGCAGGACACGAAACAGATCGTACTCTACTTCGTCTACGGTCTCgcactcgtcgccgtctgGGGCTTTCTCAGCGCGCCCACCGTTCTCTACGTCATGCCCAAGCAGACGTCGTGCGGCGCCGGCGACACTGCCGAAAGCCCGACCGTGCTAACGGAAAGCGAGAAG GTGTCTCGTTGCGAGATCTTGAACGCGTCGTCGGTTTGCTCTCGGTTTCTCGACGCGCGTCCTTCCGCTCGCGTCTTCATCGCGATGAATCGCACGCAGCGGCAGATCGAAAAAGACCTCGCGAATCTTTTTGGAATGATGGACAGTTACGCGACGGAGACGTGCGTCGCGCACGGAAAACCGTCCGAGCTCCTCTGCCAAATCGCCTATCCCTATTGCGGAACGGACGCCGAGGGAAATGAGTACGGCGTGCCCATGTGTCCGACCGGATGCAGGCGAGCGGAGAATCGATTTTGTAAATTCGAATGGACCGCTGCTAAAGCGGTGGCCAAGCTCGACCCAGTCACATACGGCGCTATGAAGATTGTGCCCTGCGATAGTCTACCCGAAGATGCCGATACATTCTACAGCTGTCATGTGAACGAGACCGTTCACGCGGAAG AACTCGTCATTGGGAATGCTGGTGCGTCGGATAGCAACggcagttcgtcgtcgtcgtcgtgtccCGCGCCCCTCGTTCCGTCTTCGCTTCCTGATGTGCCGTGCAGTCCAAGATGCGGGTTGTGGTCGTGGAATAGTCTCGGCGAGAGTGACGCGATCACTACCTCGACGTGGGTTGCCTTCATCATTGGCATCGTATCGTCGCTGGTCGTCTTTATCAATTGGGCCAGCTGCAAGTCCTT GCACAACTTGTCGGGCGTAATCGTCCTCTACATCAATGTCTGCGCTTTTATTGGCT GTATTGTGATTGGAATTGGAATGACGATGGGTAAAAGACAGGCCTATTGCTCGGCCGACGATtgggcgacggcgtttctgaAGCCAACAACGTTTTGCACCTATCAAG GGGCTATTTATCACTTTGCCACACTCTCCATGTACATGTGGTGGATGTTTCTCCTCGTCAATCGTCTCCTCACGCTCTTCTCCTCCGACCTCTCGGACGCCTTCCGAAGTCGACCCGTTCTCATCCACGTAATCGAATCCATCATCGCTTGGGGCATTCCCgcgcttctcgtcggcgccgccTTCATCAAGGATAGCGAATCGGCCTACGGACTCCAGAGCACCGACCCGCTGGCGTGCGGTCCCGTCGACTTGAGCACGGGATATTTCACGCTCTCGCTGCCCTTGCAAGTCATTTTTATAGTCGCCTTGACAATGGTTCTTCTATTCTTTGCCGTGCGAGATTGCAGG cctACGCTTATCTACTGGAATGGATCGCAAGTGAAAAAGGTCGTCGCTCAACCGGTCGGAAAACTCGAGAAACGCTACCTCATTCTCATCGCCGCCTTCCCCGTCATGtgcctcttcttcttcgctcccCAAATCCCCCTCATGTTCAACTCGAAGAAACTCGAGTGCGACCTGACCGACTATTTCATCTGCATGACAATCAAGGAAGATCCGTCGACGTGCCCGCAGGACTATCGTCGCTACTTGTACCCCGTTCTCTTCTGCATCGGCGCTCTCTCCATGTGCGTCTCGTCGTACgcgcttctcttcttcgtcgcgctCTCCAAGGAGTCGCGCAAGTCGTGGCGCCAGCACAAGGACTCGTTTCACAATTTCATGGTGCGCGTGGGACTACGAATCGAACGCAATCGCTGCGATAAGTGCCAATGCGACGTGATCgacaaggagaagaagatcgcCGCCGGGACGTACGCGAAGCCGATGCTCGCCGATAAGCGAGGAGACGAAATTGGACAGCGCTACGCGAATCTGAGCGACTGTAAGCAATGCGTGACCGCGTTCTGA
- the LOC136185387 gene encoding serine/threonine-protein kinase 10-like, with translation MAFFKHFFGGKNKKKKDYQNITRDVDPESKWELVGELGDGTFGKVHKAKHRETGQLVAAKVIEITNENELDDYVVEIDVLAACDHPHVIKLIEAFYFKSSLWILIEFCAGGAIFDAMLDLDRGLRESEIRLVTRQLFEALSYLHSNRVIHRDLKSQNILLCSDGTIRLADFGVSAMNKKPNQRRDSMQGTPYWMAPEVIVCETNKDNPYDYRADVWSAGITVIELADMDPPYSEMSQHRVGFKITKAEPPTLAAPSKWSEEMNDFIAKCLVKNFESRPSAEEMLSHPFIRNPADSKALIGFYREVKADVTTTIEDLPDDVDSAQDLQSNNNSSTPVTPTDSMPTTPKASVASVDSGITNGKDDGKEGLPNGGDSLAMKTPDETSSEIVEADSGPASLNSEAETSKFAGRPSKRKVKKISTSGVLTPVQAVPQATTTKKAEDLPQYKTLTRLRTFEVDGQQVTTKSTRVIDVSEGENAFRAKQAQYMRKIELREMKLLHREEQKECLDLMLKVKQEREQQEKQFDQDKTELDKRYENDLESVSRQQKKEIEKMELQQQQESRKLSKRLKDEQAKELKKFKEGAKRQEKGVKLECDKLPKAERRESLRVKMEKLKLSLQDEERDFHVKQQEIFEHKLKELNQEQKDKVRKVERDFLRAKQDVVRGRENDKWEREERHLHEKHQLLKHQLKEAFLMHRHQMHCRHEKELEQQQRQNQRREEEVTRRHNLEKKQLPKIQKQEYRAALTEFRKTLRHSIMSTGKGRDKEEEKDRLKQFEAQQMRKMKGEVLKMEMSHETEMQEVKTAAQVSMDELRSLQVEKKQLLIQQETDKLKEREESFASELREWQNNLLDRKKKLDDDFLLQQQQQEMFYAGENRPESA, from the exons ATGGCATTCTTCAAGCATTTCTTCGGCGgaaagaacaagaagaaaaaggactACCAGAACATaacgcgcgacgtcgatcccGAATCAAAATGGGAACTCGTCGGCGAACTGGGCGACGGCACATTCGGCAAAGTTCACaag GCAAAGCATCGCGAAACGGGCCAATTGGTCGCCGCGAAGGTGATCGAGATTacgaacgagaacgaattGGACGAttacgtcgtcgaaatcgacgttctcgccgcGTGCGATCATCCGCACGTCATCAAGCTCATCGAAGCGTTTTATTTCAAGTCGAGTTTGTGG ATTTTGATAGAGTTTTGTGCGGGCGGGGCGATTTTCGACGCGATGCTCG ATTTGGATCGAGGGTTGAGAGAGAGTGAAATTCGCTTGGTGACGAGGCAGCTGtttgag gcTTTGAGTTATTTACACAGCAATAGGGTTATACATCGAGATTTGAAGTCTCAAAACATACTACTTTGTTCGGATGGAACGATCAGATTAG CCGACTTTGGCGTATCAGCCATGAACAAGAAACCAAATCAGAGACGCGATTCCATGCAAGGGACGCCGTATTG GATGGCTCCAGAAGTCATTGTCTGTGAGACGAATAAGGATAATCCTTATGATTACAGG GCCGATGTGTGGTCTGCTGGGATTACGGTCATTGAATTGGCCGACATGGATCCTCCGTACAGCGAGATGTCTCAACACCGAGTCGGCTTCAAAATCACCAAAGCCGAACCGCCAACATTAGCCGCTCCTTCAAAATG GTCTGAAGAGATGAACGATTTCATTGCCAAGTGTCTCGTCAAGAATTTTGAATCTCGTCCCAGCGCCGAAGAGATGTTATCA CATCCCTTCATTCGGAATCCAGCCGACTCGAAGGCCCTGATTGGATTTTATAGAGAGGTGAAAGCCGACGTTACGACGACAATCGAAGACCTtccagacgacgtcgattccgcGCAGGATTTG CAAAGTAACAATAATAGCTCTACTCCTGTCACTCCAACCGACTCAATGCCGACGACTCCCAAAGCCAGTGTAGCGTCGGTTGACAGCGGAATTACCAATGgaaaagacgacggaaaGGAAGGCCTGCCCAACGGCGGCGATTCTCTGGCTATGAAGACGCCagacgagacgtcgtcggagaTTGTGGAAGCAGATAGCGGGCCGGCGTCGCTGAATAGCGAGGCGGAGACGTCGAAGTTCGCCGGAAGACCGTCCAAACGCaaggtgaagaaaatctcGACGAGTGGAGTGCTGACTCCGGTGCAGGCTGTTCCCCAGGCAACGACAACCAAAAAG gcCGAAGATTTGCCTCAGTACAAGACGTTGACGCGACTGAGAACGTTTGAAGTCGACGGTCAACAGGtcacgacgaaatcgacgagagtaATCGACGTGAGCGAGGGCGAGAATGCGTTCCGAGCGAAGCAGGCTCAGTACATGAG GAAAATTGAACTGCGAGAGATGAAATTGCTGCACCGCGAAGAGCAGAAGGAATGTCTCGATTTGATGTTGAAGGTGAAACAGGAGAGGGAGCAGCAGGAGAAGCAGTTTGATCAGGATAAAACG GAATTGGACAAGAGGTATGAAAACGATTTGGAGTCTGTCAGCAggcagcagaagaaagaaatcgagaaAATGGAGctccagcagcagcaggaatCGCGAAAATTATCGAAAAGACTCAAAGACGAACAG GCGAAAGAATTGAAAAAGTTCAAGGAAGGCGCAAAACGTCAAGAGAAAGGAGTCAAGCTTGAG TGCGATAAACTGCCCAAGGCTGAGCGTCGGGAATCATTAAGGGTCAAAATGGAGAAACTGAAGTTGTCTTTGCAAGATGAG GAGAGAGACTTCCACGTCAAGCAGCAGGAAATTTTCGAGCACAAGCTGAAGGAACTCAACCAGGAGCAAAAGGACAAAGTCAGAAAAGTGGAGAGAGATTTTCTGAGAGCGAAACAGGACGTCGTCCGAG GGCGAGAAAATGACAAGTGggagcgagaagagcgtCATCTTCACGAAAAACATCAGCTACTCAAACACCAGCTGAAAGAAGCTTTTCTCATGCATCGACATCAAATGCACTGTCGACACGAAAAG GAATTAGAACAGCAACAGAGGCAGAATCAGAGACGAGAAGAGGAGGTGACGCGACGTCATAATCTCGAGAAGAAGCAACTGCCCAAGATTCAGAAGCAGGAATATCGAGCCGCTCTTACAGAGTTCAGAAAGACGCTCAGACATTCGATTATGTCGACGGGAAAGGGTCGAgacaaggaggaggaaaaagatCGGCTGAAACAG TTCGAGGCGCAGCAAATGCGGAAGATGAAAGGGGAAGTGCTGAAAATGGAAATGAGCCACGAGACGGAGATGCAGGAGGTGAAAACGGCGGCGCAGGTCTCGATGGATGAACTTCGATCGTTGCAG GTTGAAAAGAAGCAGCTGCTCATACAGCAGGAGACCGATAAgttgaaagaaagagaggaatCTTTTGCTTCCGAGTTGCGCGAGTGGCAGAATAATCTTTTGGATCGAAAAAAG aaacTTGACGATGACTTTCTGctacagcaacaacagcaggAAATGTTCTATGCAGGAGAAAATCGGCCGGAGTCTGCCTAA